TATTCTCCGGCATGGTAAAGTGTCCGAGGTGTTAAACAAGCGTATGAGCTGGCGATTTAAAGTAGGCGGCTTTGCGCCTATTTTATTGTCGTGGCTAAAAGATCAGACAGGCTTGCAGATCCGGGTGTCTTCCCATACCGAAGAATCCATAGACAGTAGTAGGGTTTGGTTGGAAGCGGAGCTGGAAAGTGAAGAGCAGGTGGGTTGGCTGAATACACTGATTATAGAACAAGGGATGACCTTATATGAAGTTTCACATCAGCAAGAACGTCTGGAAGAGTGGTTTATGAATGCTGTATCAGGACTAAGCCACAGAGGTGAACACGAATGAGAATTATAATGGGTATGACCTGGAAAGAACTGATGCGCAAAAGAGTAATGGTGCTGACATTAATTATGACCGTGGTCTTTCTTATTGGGTTTTGGTTTATTGCGGGTACGATCGGGCAAAGTTCTATGTCTCACGGATCGAGTTTTCCTAGCGGAGAAGAACTCCTTATTCGTTTTACAAATGGTTTATTTATTTTATCGTTTGGATTTTTCTTCGGAGCATTTGTAATTGCTTTTTTAGCAATTTTTAGTTCGTTTTCCGCCATTTCAGGTGAGGCAGAGCAGGGAGTGATGCAAGCCTTGCTTCCAAGACCAATTCCACGCTGGAAATGGTACGCAGGTCGCTGGCTTGGTTATGTAACTCTAGGAATAGGTTATGCACTTATTTTATTTGTTTCTATATTGCTAATTACGCAAGCCCATACCGCAATTCCAAGAGATGGATTAGCGTTATTTAAATCATTTTTGCTCTTTTCTTCCATCGTACCGTTGCTAATAACTGTTTCTATGCTGGGTTCAGGATTCTTCTCAGCCCTTGGGAATGGAGTCTTTATGACGATGCTTTATGGAGCAGGATGGCTAGGAGGAATGATTGACAAGGTAAGTAGTTCTTTATTATCTAAGCCCGAAGCACTCAGCACTCTAAATAATATGACGGGTATAATGTCCTTACTTATGCCTGTAGATGGGTTACAGCGCAGAATGACTGCTGAACTGTTTAGTATTAACGAAATGAACGGAATGTTTAACGCTTCCAATAGTCTGTTTGGGTTAGATAACTTCACCTCAGTCCCATCTAATTCATTTATCGTCTATGCGATCTTCTATACACTAATCGCGTTCTTAATCGGATTGTATCGTTTTCAACGGAAGGATCTATAGCAGTTTAACAATATATCGAAGAACTTAAAATGCCCTTTTTGTTGCCGGATTTACGGAACAAAAAGGGCTCTTCAAGTTAGTATAAGTCGGATTAATTTGTAACACCAAGCTCAATCCAGTCTGTAGACCAATTTCCAATTTCACCAAGTATAGGAGCCAACGCGGTTCCTTTTGGAGTAAGGGAGTACTCAATGCGTACTGGCATTTCTGGATATACGGTTCGCTCAATAATACCTTCGATTTCCATTTCTTTTAATCGGTCAGATAACACTTTACCACTTAGATTGGACAGACAGCTTTCTATTTCGCCAAAACGACGTGGACCTGGCATAAGCACGAAAACGATCAGCGCGACCCAACGTTTACTTAGCAAGTCTACCGCTTTTTCAAAGCGAGGACACATGTTGAAATCATTCATAATATCACCTCGACATTCATTATATCATAAACTTACATAAAGTAATTATAAATATTTAAAGATATATTATAACTTGACGAAGTTATATTACAATGATAAACTTACTTACAAATAGTTACTTATATTTTAACTAATATTCGATCCTTATGTATAGCTATAGCTATACCAGATGAAATTGAGGAAGGTGTTACACATGACAAAACCAGATATTATTTCTATCCTACAAAATAAAATTACTCGGATTCCTTTAGAAAACAGTACAAATATATTAGTTGGACCGATTACTTTACCCGTGAATTTAGACGGAGAGACTGTTACTTTTAAATGGTACAACTGGCTGAACACTACGGATGCAGAGCTTCTTGGTGATAATAGTGAAGCAACAGCCGCTTTGATTTCAAAGTTACCATCCATGAGCCTCGCAGATGGTCAGCAATCCAGTGTTTTAGTATATGGTGATTTCGAAGGCTCAGATGAAGCATTGATTCGGATGCACAGCATTTGTCATACCGGCGATATTTTTGGCAGCAAACGTTGTGATTGTGGCTTCCAACTGCATCAGTCCATGAAAATGATTGTCGAACACGGTTCAGGTGCGTTATTCTATCTTGCTAACCATGAGGGTAGAGGCATTGGACTGTTTAGCAAATCTTTAGCGTATCTTTTACAAGAAGAAGGATACGATACAGTTGAGGCTAATTTAGAACTGGGTTTTTCTGATGATTCAAGAAATTATGAAGAAGCGATCAGCGTTCTACAACAGCTACGTCAAAAACCAGTCACGTTAATTACTAACAATCCGAAGAAACTGGAAGCTCTCAAGACTGCAGGTATGAATGCTGTGAAAAGAGTAGCGCTGTGGGGAGATGTATCTTCTTTTAACGAGAAATACTTACGCACCAAAGTGGCTCGTTCAGGACATTTAGAGGCAGTGAAAGAAGGGAATCCAATTGTAGGAAGACTGGCTAAGTAAAAATTGAGGTAGTGCTTTTGCACTTCTTCAATTATAATGGGTTACTGGAACCCAACTTTAAGCTTAGTGAGGTACAATATGACTGCTATTCAAGTACAAGACTTACGCAAAACATTCAAAGTACAAAAAAACCGCGAAGGTCTCAAAGGGGCCTTCGCTGATTTGTTTAAAAGGGAGTATACGGAAGTAACTGCCGTGAAGGATATTTCCTTTTCCATTCCCGAAGGTGAGATTTGTGGTTACATCGGCGAGAACGGTGCCGGGAAATCAACCACGATCAAAATGCTCACGGGTATTCTCGTACCAACTTCAGGAAATCTTACGGTGGGTGGTTATGTTCCTTATTTGGAGCGCGAGAAATTTGTGAAGAATATAGGTGTGGTGTTCGGGCAACGCAGCCAGCTATGGTGGGACATTGGGGTCATTGAATCCTTCCAGCTGCTGCGCAAGGTATACCGGGTATCTGAACAAGACTTCAAGAAACGGCTGGATGAATTAGTCGAACGATTGCAGTTGCAAGAACTACTGAATCGTCCTGTTCGTAAGCTCAGTCTCGGTCAGCGGATGCGTTGTGAATTAGTCGCAGCATTACTTCATAACCCTTCGATTGTATTTCTGGACGAGCCAACCATTGGTTTAGATATTGTGGTGAAGTCAGAGATCCGTGAATTCCTTAAAGATATGAACCGTGAGCATGGAACAACCATACTATTGACTACACATGATCTGCAAGATATTGAAGCCCTTTGCTCGCGGGTGATTATGCTTGACGATGGTCGAATTATTTATGACGGCGGCCTAGAAGATCTGAAACAGCGCTGGGGAACCGGACGTGAAGTTCAATTTCAATTCGGAAATGCAACGAAACGGCAATTGCTTGAGCTTTGGACTGAAGGGATGCCGGTTACTTGGTCTGCAGACAACGATCTTGGAGCATCGGTTTGGATACCGCTGGATATAAATGTATCCGATGTTTTGGGACGGGTAGTAGGGAAAGCCGACATTACTGATATCAAAATCATTGAGACGAATACGGACGATATTGTTCGCAGTATTTATCAATCCGGGTCTGCGGATAAACCAGAGAAACAAGCTGCCGCTCTGAAGGATGAAAGAGAGGCTTTACATGTCTGATAAGCTTAATGCTGCAACAGCTATGTCTTCGTCCTCAGGAGGTTCGTCTTCAGGTGGTCCTCCAGATAATAGTCGTAGATTACTGTTTGGGGCGTACTTAGATTTTATACGGATCCGGTTCCTTACCATGCTTGCTTATCGGATTAACTACTACTCAGGTATTCTTATCTATTCACTGAATATTGGGGTTAACTATTTCACTTGGATGGCCATCTATGGTAATGGGGATTCATTGGGTGGCTTTACTGCAACGCAAATGACATCATATGTTGCTGTGTCGTGGATGGCTCGAGCCTTTTATTTTAATAATCTAGATCGTGAGATCTCTACGGATATACGAGACGGAAGTATCGCTATCCAGTTTATAAGGCCTTATAACTATGTCTTAGTCAAAATGATGCAAGGACTCGGAGAGGGAATGTTCCGCTTCCTCTTGTTTATGATTCCGGGTATGGCTATAGCGATGTTGTTGTTCCCGGTTCAATTACCGACAGCACCATCTGCTTGGGCGGGTTTTCTTGTAATGCTCTTTTTCAGCTTTTTGATTAATTCACAGATCAATATTATTACTGGGCTCTCGGCTTTCTTTGTTGAGAATAATGAGGGCATGATGCGTATGAAGCGGGTAATTGTTGATCTGTTCTCTGGTCTGATCGTGCCGATCAGTCTGTTTCCTGACTGGCTATCTTCTATACTTAAGGTGCTGCCGTTTCAGGCGATTACTTACTTGCCAGGTTCTGTATTTACAGGACGGGTGCAAGGGGTTGGGATTTGGAATGTACTAGGGATACAGATCGTTTGGTTCCTGGCATTACTGATTCCAATTGTCTGGTTATATCATGCGGCGCGGCAGCGTCTCTTCGTGCAGGGAGGTTGAGGAAACGTGTATTACCTTGGATTATTAATTGAATACATTAAAAACTATATGAAGTCCCGGCTCACCTATCGCGCCGATTTTTGGGTAGAGGTCATATCAGATTTGCTCTTTCAGGCTACAAACTTTATCTTTATACTAGTAATTTTCATGCATACGGATAGCCTTGGCGGCTGGAATCAGAACGAAGTAGTGTTCGTCTATGGGTTCTTTATGGTGCCTTTTGGGGTGTTTAGTTGTTTTGTGAATCTATGGGGATTTAGTGAGCGTTATATCGTCAAAGGTGAGATGGACCGTATTTTGACACGTCCGGCGCATAATCTGTTCCAGATCTTCTTGGAAAATGTTGATCCACCAGCACTAATGGGCTCATTCATAGGTATTATTATTATGGCCATCAGTGGTAGTAATCTGGGTCTTCCCTTTGAATGGTGGACGATACCGGCTCTGATCATTCTTACATTAAGTGCCGTCGCCATCTATACTGGGATTTATACAACATTGACTTCATTGTCTTTCTATTCTGATGCACCAACGGGTATTCTTCCTCTAATGTACAATATTCAGACCTATGGCCGTTATCCGGTAACGATTTACAATCGTGCTATTCAGGTACTTCTAACTTGGATTATCCCGTTTGCATTCGTCGGAGTTTATCCAGCAGCGCTCTTCCTGCAGCGTGAAGAAATGACGAGCCTGGCGCTGATGACACCTGTTGTAGGTGCGATATTCCTTGGGATTGGTCTGTTAGCTTGGAGTTATGGGGTTAGAAGATATAAGGGCGCGGGATCTTAAGCTAAGTTAGTGTCTTCTTAAGTTGGAAAGGCTACCTTCGGGTAGTCTTTTTTTTCACTCCTAATTCATGAATATGCTAAAATCATTAATAACTACAATGGGGAGGAATCATAAATGAATGTGTTAAATATTTTACCATCACCCGAAAACTTAAAAAAACTCATGAAAATACTTGCTTCTCTAAATATTGTCCTATGTCCAGAGGAATGGCTTCGCTATCATAGTTTTGTTTCTGAATTCGATAAGAATGTTTCCTTAGCATCGATTGACAATGGATCAGATGATCATTTGTTTATTATTTTTTCACCTCAAGGAACGATAATTAAAGGATTTGATCATGAGTCAGAAGTAAGTCCATATGCGCGCGACGAACATGAAGTTTGGCCAGGAATCTATGAAGAAGTCCCGACCTCACTATTGTCTTTACTGGAAGATGAGGCGATAACAAAGGATGATGTTACTTTTTGTTTTTGGCGTGAAAATAATGACTTGACGTGGCAAAAGGGGAAGGTAGAGATTCCAGCGGGGACAGAAGATGGTTCGGACTTTTTGCTAGGAACTATTTTCCGCACAGCTGAGGATTTTGTGGAATTTGCCGAAGGTTATTTTGAACTCACACTCCCCTTAGAGGTTGTTGCACAAGTTTATGAGGGTGCAGCTATTACGAAAGAGATGATTAAAGCGTTAAATCCTGATGGTGATATTGAGAAAATCCTTCAGGAGTTAGCAAAGCTAGACTCTTAGGTAATTATCGATTTTGAAAACAAAGGGGGATGCGAAATAAATGAAGGGCTGCCGATAGGCAGTCCTTTATTTATTGATCGGAAGTATTTCTTAATGAGGAGCGAAAATAGGAAATAAAAACAGATTACTTTCTCTTTATCAAAGTTTTATTTACATATATCATTTTACTAAAGATACAAGTGAGAGGGATAAAACTTTACATAATTCAAGCGATCTTAATAACTCTCAAATCAATTTCGTGAGTGTGAGTTAGGTTCCAGAGTAGAGTATTTGGAGTGGAAATATTAAAATATTGTTTTTCAAAGAGGGGGCAGTTTATTATATGTTTGGAATTATGGCTATTTCCGGCCTGTCTTTTCTTCTAGTGGCGATATTTACGCCGTTGTTGATCTGGACACTGCACAGGCTGAGGCTAACGCAGCCAATTCGCTCCGA
This genomic stretch from Paenibacillus sp. FSL H7-0737 harbors:
- a CDS encoding winged helix-turn-helix transcriptional regulator, with translation MNDFNMCPRFEKAVDLLSKRWVALIVFVLMPGPRRFGEIESCLSNLSGKVLSDRLKEMEIEGIIERTVYPEMPVRIEYSLTPKGTALAPILGEIGNWSTDWIELGVTN
- a CDS encoding ABC transporter permease; protein product: MKSRLTYRADFWVEVISDLLFQATNFIFILVIFMHTDSLGGWNQNEVVFVYGFFMVPFGVFSCFVNLWGFSERYIVKGEMDRILTRPAHNLFQIFLENVDPPALMGSFIGIIIMAISGSNLGLPFEWWTIPALIILTLSAVAIYTGIYTTLTSLSFYSDAPTGILPLMYNIQTYGRYPVTIYNRAIQVLLTWIIPFAFVGVYPAALFLQREEMTSLALMTPVVGAIFLGIGLLAWSYGVRRYKGAGS
- a CDS encoding ABC transporter permease; the encoded protein is MLAYRINYYSGILIYSLNIGVNYFTWMAIYGNGDSLGGFTATQMTSYVAVSWMARAFYFNNLDREISTDIRDGSIAIQFIRPYNYVLVKMMQGLGEGMFRFLLFMIPGMAIAMLLFPVQLPTAPSAWAGFLVMLFFSFLINSQINIITGLSAFFVENNEGMMRMKRVIVDLFSGLIVPISLFPDWLSSILKVLPFQAITYLPGSVFTGRVQGVGIWNVLGIQIVWFLALLIPIVWLYHAARQRLFVQGG
- a CDS encoding ABC transporter permease subunit, which encodes MRIIMGMTWKELMRKRVMVLTLIMTVVFLIGFWFIAGTIGQSSMSHGSSFPSGEELLIRFTNGLFILSFGFFFGAFVIAFLAIFSSFSAISGEAEQGVMQALLPRPIPRWKWYAGRWLGYVTLGIGYALILFVSILLITQAHTAIPRDGLALFKSFLLFSSIVPLLITVSMLGSGFFSALGNGVFMTMLYGAGWLGGMIDKVSSSLLSKPEALSTLNNMTGIMSLLMPVDGLQRRMTAELFSINEMNGMFNASNSLFGLDNFTSVPSNSFIVYAIFYTLIAFLIGLYRFQRKDL
- a CDS encoding GTP cyclohydrolase II, coding for MTKPDIISILQNKITRIPLENSTNILVGPITLPVNLDGETVTFKWYNWLNTTDAELLGDNSEATAALISKLPSMSLADGQQSSVLVYGDFEGSDEALIRMHSICHTGDIFGSKRCDCGFQLHQSMKMIVEHGSGALFYLANHEGRGIGLFSKSLAYLLQEEGYDTVEANLELGFSDDSRNYEEAISVLQQLRQKPVTLITNNPKKLEALKTAGMNAVKRVALWGDVSSFNEKYLRTKVARSGHLEAVKEGNPIVGRLAK
- a CDS encoding ABC transporter ATP-binding protein — protein: MTAIQVQDLRKTFKVQKNREGLKGAFADLFKREYTEVTAVKDISFSIPEGEICGYIGENGAGKSTTIKMLTGILVPTSGNLTVGGYVPYLEREKFVKNIGVVFGQRSQLWWDIGVIESFQLLRKVYRVSEQDFKKRLDELVERLQLQELLNRPVRKLSLGQRMRCELVAALLHNPSIVFLDEPTIGLDIVVKSEIREFLKDMNREHGTTILLTTHDLQDIEALCSRVIMLDDGRIIYDGGLEDLKQRWGTGREVQFQFGNATKRQLLELWTEGMPVTWSADNDLGASVWIPLDINVSDVLGRVVGKADITDIKIIETNTDDIVRSIYQSGSADKPEKQAAALKDEREALHV